A region from the Paenibacillus humicola genome encodes:
- a CDS encoding ATP-dependent DNA helicase — protein sequence MPQTVQLSVRALVENVYRSGDIEAGFRSAASLAEGTRTHQQIQKQYGEQDEKEVYVSAEIACEDLLFVIDGRCDGLLQTEEGLTVDEIKSTSGRLPVSMEETYPVHWAQAQCYAYMVAKDRELPGMRIQLTYVQKDLGDSRRFGRTMTFAELERFVRETVARYYPYASMRSRHAARRDASIKELAFPFPSYRAGQRKLAASVYQTIADGRKLFAKAPTGIGKTMSTLYPAVKAVGEGLLQRLFYLTARTTTRAAAEEALALLREGGLHLHAVTITAKEKVCFKDEVRCTGEYCEYAKGYYDRIGEALLDMLGSETGMTRAVIERYARKHRVCPFEFALDAAYAADAVVCDYNYIFDPRVSLKRLFEEQKRQTALLVDEAHNLVDRARDMYSAELRKADFLALQRASRSVRPDVYRAAKAVNDYFIGLRKEIAAGGVETAGGPFQAGGPGAAGASVNRELPEPLIGLLEPLAGAAERQLAAGDADPLLADVYFACQHFLRTAKLYDERFVTYAETERSDVRIKLFCLDPSHLLRQYGKGCRAHILFSATLSPLPYFMDMLGGDEETDYAVSIPSPFSPEQLDVRIEQLSTRYRDRERTMERVALLLRGMAGRHPGNMLVFFPSYAYMNGVYDRFMELGLKQEEQSPAAGRGGMRTIVQRSNMPEEERDAFLTAFDAGNESTLVGFAVMGGIFSEGIDLAGDRLTGVAIVGVGLPQVGLERNILKDYFDRQGKNGFEYAYVFPGMNKVLQAGGRLIRSERDRGTLLLIDDRYAQPQYARLLPPEWRGTH from the coding sequence ATGCCGCAAACCGTGCAATTATCCGTTCGCGCGCTGGTCGAAAACGTTTACCGCAGCGGGGATATCGAAGCCGGCTTCAGGTCGGCGGCCTCGCTCGCGGAAGGGACGCGGACGCATCAGCAGATCCAGAAGCAGTACGGCGAGCAGGATGAGAAAGAGGTCTATGTATCGGCGGAGATCGCCTGCGAAGATCTGTTGTTTGTCATCGACGGGCGCTGCGACGGGCTGCTTCAGACGGAAGAGGGGCTGACCGTCGACGAAATCAAATCCACCTCCGGACGGCTGCCCGTCAGCATGGAGGAGACGTATCCCGTTCATTGGGCGCAGGCGCAGTGCTATGCGTATATGGTGGCTAAAGACCGGGAGCTGCCCGGGATGCGCATTCAGCTGACGTACGTGCAGAAGGACCTCGGGGACAGCCGCCGTTTCGGGCGTACGATGACATTCGCGGAGCTTGAGCGGTTCGTGCGCGAAACGGTGGCCCGCTATTATCCGTACGCCTCCATGCGAAGCCGGCATGCCGCGAGGCGCGATGCCAGCATCAAGGAGCTGGCTTTCCCGTTCCCGTCGTACCGGGCGGGCCAGCGCAAGCTGGCGGCGTCCGTATACCAGACGATCGCTGACGGGCGGAAGCTGTTTGCGAAGGCGCCGACAGGCATCGGCAAGACGATGTCGACGCTGTACCCGGCGGTGAAAGCGGTCGGGGAGGGGCTGCTGCAGCGGCTCTTTTATTTGACCGCCCGGACGACGACGCGCGCGGCTGCGGAAGAGGCGCTTGCGCTGCTGCGCGAAGGCGGTCTGCACCTGCATGCCGTTACGATTACCGCAAAGGAAAAGGTATGCTTCAAGGACGAGGTCCGCTGCACCGGCGAATATTGCGAATATGCGAAGGGGTATTACGATCGCATCGGCGAGGCGCTCCTCGACATGCTCGGCAGCGAGACGGGTATGACGCGCGCCGTCATCGAACGTTATGCCCGCAAGCACCGGGTTTGCCCGTTCGAATTTGCGCTCGATGCGGCTTATGCGGCGGATGCGGTTGTCTGCGACTACAACTATATTTTCGATCCCCGCGTCAGCCTGAAGCGGCTTTTCGAGGAGCAGAAGCGCCAGACCGCGCTGCTTGTGGATGAGGCGCACAACCTCGTCGACCGGGCGCGCGACATGTATTCGGCCGAGCTTCGCAAGGCGGATTTTCTGGCGCTGCAGCGCGCGAGCCGAAGCGTGAGACCGGACGTGTATCGTGCGGCGAAGGCGGTGAACGATTACTTCATCGGGCTGCGCAAGGAAATCGCCGCAGGCGGCGTGGAGACGGCGGGCGGTCCCTTTCAAGCGGGGGGCCCGGGCGCAGCCGGCGCGTCCGTGAACCGCGAGCTGCCGGAGCCGCTGATCGGTCTGCTGGAGCCGCTGGCCGGCGCAGCGGAGCGGCAGCTGGCGGCGGGCGACGCCGATCCGCTGCTGGCGGACGTCTATTTTGCCTGCCAGCATTTTCTGCGCACTGCCAAGCTGTACGACGAGCGGTTCGTTACCTATGCCGAAACGGAGCGGAGCGATGTACGGATCAAGCTGTTTTGCCTTGACCCGTCGCACCTGCTGCGGCAGTACGGCAAAGGCTGCCGGGCGCACATCTTGTTTTCCGCCACGCTGTCTCCGCTCCCCTACTTCATGGATATGCTTGGCGGAGATGAGGAAACGGATTACGCGGTTTCCATTCCGTCGCCCTTCTCGCCGGAGCAGCTCGATGTCCGGATCGAGCAGCTGTCCACCCGCTATCGGGACCGCGAGCGCACGATGGAGCGGGTCGCACTCCTGCTGCGCGGGATGGCCGGCCGGCATCCGGGCAATATGCTCGTGTTTTTCCCGTCCTACGCTTACATGAACGGCGTGTACGACCGGTTTATGGAGCTGGGGCTGAAGCAGGAGGAACAGTCGCCTGCAGCCGGGCGCGGCGGCATGCGAACGATCGTCCAAAGATCGAACATGCCGGAGGAGGAGCGGGACGCGTTTTTGACCGCCTTCGATGCGGGAAACGAGAGCACGCTTGTCGGGTTTGCCGTCATGGGCGGCATTTTCTCGGAGGGCATCGACCTGGCGGGGGATCGGCTGACCGGCGTCGCCATCGTCGGCGTGGGGCTGCCGCAGGTCGGGCTGGAAAGGAATATTCTAAAGGATTACTTCGACCGCCAAGGGAAGAACGGCTTCGAGTACGCTTACGTCTTCCCCGGCATGAACAAGGTGCTGCAGGCCGGAGGCCGGCTCATCCGCTCGGAGCGCGACCGAGGGACGCTGCTGCTGATCGACGACCGGTACGCGCAGCCGCAGTACGCCAGACTGTTGCCGCCCGAGTGGCGGGGAACGCATTGA
- a CDS encoding RNA polymerase sigma factor has product MIDIDPTKKAAIPIVRTMFEQLVQPHLPALRGYCTQLARNAADGDDLLQATLEKAYRAFRDLTIPLSKAYLFRIAQNAWIDGSRKRTIRAQPLAGDDPPDSRTSGIDIRDAFEVLAERLSVRQAVLLLMVDIFGFTAGEAARRTGSTEGAVKEALKRARLRLSRPGSEAGPGAGKRTDIAPGERITQELMETFIQAFRSGNIQRIYESYLRLRRGGLEVVKVWEKEEALYFDFTDPNGHLIRISAKLF; this is encoded by the coding sequence ATGATAGATATTGATCCTACGAAAAAGGCGGCGATTCCGATCGTCCGGACGATGTTTGAACAGCTTGTCCAGCCCCATCTTCCCGCCCTGCGGGGCTACTGTACCCAATTGGCCCGAAACGCGGCGGACGGCGACGACCTGCTGCAAGCGACGCTGGAAAAAGCCTACCGCGCTTTCAGGGACCTTACAATACCGCTATCGAAAGCGTATTTGTTCCGGATTGCCCAAAATGCGTGGATCGACGGCAGCAGGAAAAGAACGATTCGCGCGCAGCCGCTGGCAGGCGACGATCCACCGGACAGCCGGACAAGCGGCATCGACATTCGGGACGCCTTCGAGGTGCTGGCCGAGCGATTGTCCGTCAGGCAGGCCGTGCTGCTGCTCATGGTCGATATTTTCGGATTTACCGCGGGCGAAGCCGCGCGCCGGACCGGCTCGACGGAAGGCGCCGTGAAAGAAGCGCTGAAGCGTGCCCGCCTGCGGCTCTCTCGCCCCGGTTCGGAAGCGGGGCCCGGTGCCGGCAAGCGCACGGACATCGCTCCCGGAGAGCGGATCACGCAGGAGCTGATGGAAACATTTATCCAGGCTTTCCGCAGCGGCAATATCCAACGAATCTACGAATCGTACCTGCGGCTTCGCCGCGGCGGCCTGGAAGTGGTCAAGGTATGGGAGAAGGAAGAGGCACTTTATTTCGATTTCACCGATCCGAACGGCCATCTGATTCGAATTTCCGCCAAACTTTTTTAG
- a CDS encoding VOC family protein: MTAKSLHLQVIELPVKDVAASVKWYTEMFGLGFSFPYQEGDDEAWLNLNGMGFGLVRTNDIPKLEFVSAQGERKPVLTFQVDNIEELREEMIRKGTQVEKMVYKKGGGYSFQFADPEGNRLGIWGGWPKEE; encoded by the coding sequence ATGACGGCAAAATCGCTTCATCTGCAGGTCATCGAGCTGCCGGTTAAAGACGTCGCGGCTTCAGTCAAGTGGTATACGGAGATGTTCGGGCTCGGATTCAGCTTTCCTTATCAGGAAGGCGACGACGAGGCGTGGCTGAATTTGAACGGCATGGGATTCGGTCTGGTCCGGACAAACGACATCCCGAAGCTGGAGTTTGTTTCGGCCCAAGGCGAACGAAAGCCCGTTCTTACGTTCCAAGTGGATAACATCGAGGAGCTCCGCGAGGAAATGATCCGTAAGGGAACCCAGGTTGAGAAGATGGTTTACAAGAAAGGCGGCGGCTACAGCTTCCAATTCGCCGACCCCGAAGGCAACCGCCTCGGCATCTGGGGCGGCTGGCCGAAAGAGGAATGA
- the nudC gene encoding NAD(+) diphosphatase has translation MSQTNLYRRYQPDVIAQLEYAEPAWWFMFKSGQLLVQEHDGAVSLPVSRTAEELGIHPVRTQYLGTLENRPCFSAELAPDTQEPFGMEFRGLRSLYGAIDEDLFYLAGRAVQIVNWDRNHQYCGSCGKPTVSLERERAKRCLDCSLTSFPRLSPAIITAILKPGQILLAHAPHFPEKMYSLIAGFVEPGESLEECVQREIMEEVGIKVKNIRYFGSQPWPFPDSLMIGFIADYDCGEIAVDGVELSDAAWFKFGSLPELPPSVSIARKIIDSVVTEPLTKV, from the coding sequence ATGTCACAGACGAACCTTTATCGGCGCTATCAGCCCGATGTGATCGCACAGCTTGAATACGCCGAGCCCGCTTGGTGGTTTATGTTTAAGTCCGGCCAATTACTTGTACAAGAACATGACGGAGCGGTAAGTCTTCCGGTATCCCGGACCGCAGAAGAACTGGGCATCCATCCCGTACGGACGCAGTACCTCGGAACGTTGGAAAACCGTCCCTGTTTTTCCGCCGAATTGGCCCCGGATACCCAGGAGCCCTTCGGAATGGAATTTCGAGGTCTTCGTTCCCTGTACGGAGCGATCGACGAAGATCTCTTCTATTTGGCCGGCCGCGCCGTTCAAATTGTAAACTGGGACCGGAACCATCAATACTGCGGGAGCTGCGGAAAGCCGACTGTTTCCTTGGAACGCGAACGGGCAAAGCGATGTCTGGACTGCAGCTTGACCAGCTTCCCGCGCCTCTCGCCTGCCATCATTACCGCGATTCTGAAACCGGGGCAAATCCTTCTTGCGCACGCTCCTCATTTTCCGGAAAAAATGTACAGCTTGATCGCCGGATTTGTCGAACCCGGCGAAAGCCTGGAGGAATGCGTGCAGAGAGAGATTATGGAGGAAGTGGGCATTAAGGTTAAAAATATTCGCTACTTCGGCAGTCAGCCATGGCCGTTCCCCGATTCCCTCATGATCGGCTTCATTGCCGATTATGACTGCGGCGAAATCGCCGTTGACGGTGTCGAACTCTCGGATGCGGCCTGGTTCAAATTCGGCAGTCTGCCCGAGCTTCCGCCATCCGTAAGTATTGCCAGGAAAATCATCGATTCGGTCGTCACGGAGCCGCTGACAAAGGTTTAG
- a CDS encoding MOSC domain-containing protein produces MRLDFLSIPISRCIPQRAKTIESIRQIAEPPLSEESPFFIEQLGGNGSYWCYQRLFGVEELPVANDLEVQAGKVVSVSRSETHSFSKQPVGAIRLIAGLGVEGDAHMGRTVKHRSRVAQNPNQPNHRQVHLIHSELFDELRNAGFHVEPGQMGENITTRGIDILGLPTGAKLTIGESAVIEITGLRNPCSQIDRFQSGLLKEVLDQDENGNLIRKAGIMGVVLSGGEVRVNDPIQVVLPPEPFRSLERV; encoded by the coding sequence ATGCGGCTTGATTTTCTGAGCATTCCGATCAGCCGTTGCATCCCGCAGAGAGCGAAAACGATCGAATCGATACGCCAGATAGCGGAGCCTCCATTAAGCGAAGAGTCCCCGTTTTTTATTGAACAACTCGGCGGAAATGGTTCATACTGGTGTTATCAACGCTTATTTGGAGTGGAGGAGCTGCCGGTGGCAAATGACCTTGAGGTTCAAGCCGGAAAAGTCGTGTCGGTCAGTCGGAGCGAAACGCATTCATTCAGTAAGCAGCCTGTCGGCGCGATCAGGCTTATTGCCGGTTTGGGGGTGGAAGGCGACGCACACATGGGGCGGACGGTAAAGCATCGTTCAAGAGTTGCGCAAAACCCGAATCAGCCAAACCATCGTCAGGTTCATTTGATTCATTCGGAATTGTTTGATGAATTGCGGAATGCCGGTTTTCATGTCGAGCCTGGGCAGATGGGTGAAAATATAACGACTCGCGGAATCGACATACTCGGGCTGCCAACAGGAGCAAAGCTCACGATCGGTGAATCGGCGGTGATTGAGATTACGGGACTTCGCAATCCTTGTTCGCAAATCGACCGTTTTCAGTCAGGGCTCTTGAAAGAGGTACTGGATCAGGACGAGAACGGGAACCTGATTCGAAAGGCCGGTATAATGGGCGTCGTGTTGTCCGGAGGCGAGGTTCGGGTTAACGACCCTATTCAAGTCGTCCTGCCGCCGGAACCTTTTCGATCTCTGGAACGCGTGTAA
- a CDS encoding S66 family peptidase, whose translation MIRYPFLKEGAVIGVTAPSSGVAEPLHDLVRQATLRLEAKGYRVVCGETVWTQKKAKSAPAPVRAAELNAFLQNDEIGLIFPPWGGELLIEIVDRIEYERMQPKWILGYSDLSVLLLAVTLATGIATAHSANLIDARGEYADETTAMWETVLATRAGSSVRQLSSKLYQKAWDHDHPSPCVFHLTEPTLWQTVPQSDVRMRGRLLGGCIDVIRHLIGTPYGDVRTFQRQFIHGEPILWYLENCELNAPDLRRSLVQMKLAGWFDHCSGILFGRSDANKPVDGYEAADVYRELAEELHLPVVYDIDCGHVPPQMTFVNGAAAEIEVTNGAAVLTQFFEP comes from the coding sequence ATGATTCGTTATCCTTTTCTGAAGGAAGGGGCGGTTATCGGCGTAACGGCGCCTTCATCGGGTGTAGCGGAGCCTTTGCACGATCTGGTCAGGCAGGCGACCTTGCGATTGGAAGCGAAAGGTTACCGGGTCGTTTGCGGCGAGACCGTATGGACGCAGAAGAAAGCAAAATCGGCGCCCGCTCCCGTCAGAGCCGCGGAGCTGAACGCTTTTCTGCAAAATGATGAAATCGGCCTGATCTTCCCGCCATGGGGCGGAGAGTTACTGATCGAGATCGTCGACCGGATCGAATACGAACGGATGCAGCCCAAATGGATTCTGGGGTACTCGGACCTGAGCGTGCTTTTGCTGGCCGTTACGCTCGCTACCGGAATCGCGACGGCGCACAGCGCCAATCTGATTGATGCGCGAGGCGAGTATGCGGACGAGACGACTGCGATGTGGGAAACCGTTCTGGCGACACGCGCGGGCTCATCCGTCCGCCAGCTTTCGTCGAAGCTGTACCAGAAAGCCTGGGATCATGACCATCCTTCGCCTTGCGTTTTTCATCTGACGGAGCCAACCCTATGGCAAACGGTTCCGCAAAGCGATGTCCGAATGCGCGGACGACTGCTCGGCGGATGTATCGATGTGATTCGGCATTTAATCGGGACCCCGTATGGCGATGTCCGGACGTTCCAGCGTCAGTTTATTCATGGCGAGCCGATCCTCTGGTATTTGGAAAATTGCGAATTGAACGCACCCGACCTGCGGCGTTCGCTCGTGCAAATGAAGCTGGCCGGCTGGTTTGACCATTGCAGCGGCATTTTGTTCGGCCGAAGCGATGCGAACAAGCCCGTTGACGGTTACGAGGCGGCGGATGTGTACCGGGAGCTTGCGGAGGAGCTGCATCTGCCGGTCGTGTATGATATCGACTGCGGTCACGTACCGCCGCAGATGACGTTCGTCAATGGCGCAGCGGCGGAAATCGAAGTCACGAACGGGGCAGCCGTCCTGACGCAGTTTTTTGAGCCGTAA
- a CDS encoding GNAT family N-acetyltransferase, giving the protein MDQAYRNQGIAHSILNELEARAKRLKFRQIRLEAGEVQPEALRFYRKHGFYGIEKYGEYVDSESSVCLEKRLGGQKEEETGL; this is encoded by the coding sequence GTGGATCAAGCTTATCGCAATCAAGGCATCGCTCACAGCATCCTTAACGAACTGGAAGCCAGGGCGAAGCGGTTGAAATTTCGTCAAATCCGATTGGAGGCCGGAGAGGTGCAGCCCGAAGCACTGCGTTTTTATAGGAAGCACGGGTTCTACGGAATTGAGAAGTACGGGGAGTACGTCGATTCGGAATCGAGCGTTTGTCTGGAAAAGCGATTAGGCGGACAAAAGGAGGAGGAAACCGGCCTATGA
- a CDS encoding response regulator transcription factor, with the protein MSYTLYIVEDDAAICSLLQAYLEKYGYTARIAEDFERIAEEFRLVGPDLVLLDVNLPKFDGFYWCRKIRELSKVPILFISARESGMDQVMALENGADDYITKPFSYEVVLAKVKSHLRRAYGDYARIDHDRTVRLDGLTLYPERMTVEYKGKTLILANKEALLLECLMEAYPRAVSRNHLLEKLWDPSHFVEENTLNVNVTRLRKKLQDLDVDTSIETIRGMGYRLQQTGRDGVQ; encoded by the coding sequence ATGTCTTATACCCTTTATATCGTGGAAGATGATGCTGCCATCTGTTCACTGCTGCAGGCTTATTTGGAGAAATACGGGTATACGGCGCGGATTGCCGAAGACTTTGAGCGTATCGCGGAGGAATTCCGCCTCGTTGGTCCGGACCTGGTGCTGCTGGATGTGAACCTGCCCAAATTCGACGGGTTTTATTGGTGCCGCAAAATAAGGGAGCTGTCCAAGGTCCCGATCTTGTTCATTTCCGCGAGGGAAAGCGGAATGGATCAGGTCATGGCCCTGGAAAACGGTGCGGACGACTACATCACGAAGCCGTTTTCCTATGAGGTTGTCCTGGCTAAAGTGAAAAGCCATCTTCGAAGGGCTTACGGCGATTACGCCCGTATCGATCATGACCGCACGGTCCGTTTGGACGGACTCACTCTATACCCGGAACGTATGACGGTGGAATATAAGGGCAAAACCTTAATACTCGCCAACAAGGAAGCTCTGCTCCTCGAGTGTCTGATGGAAGCCTACCCGAGGGCGGTCAGCCGAAATCATTTGCTTGAAAAGCTGTGGGATCCCTCGCATTTCGTCGAAGAAAATACACTTAACGTGAACGTGACCCGGCTCCGAAAAAAACTTCAGGATCTGGATGTCGACACGAGCATCGAGACGATTAGAGGGATGGGATACCGACTACAACAAACCGGGCGGGATGGTGTCCAATGA
- a CDS encoding sensor histidine kinase: MRLFLKEHRGYIQLYYLSILLTALYGLLAGSMPLSDAGYIAVFNSFLLIVFLIWKYVQAKPVYALFRNGFRTIDEAALDRGNSFLGRCLSQLFKQLHRLYEMKLQQTEHHHREHLTFMNRWVHQMKTPLSVIRLQLEAHAGELDPDSIGQEVYKLEKGLSMALSYARLDAFEKDFVIEKSRLRPIMAGSISREKKLFIASGILPKADADEDLEVYTDVKWLGFVLEQLITNGIKYSKGRGKSLTLSAFRKGDDIVLEVKDEGIGIPPQDIRRVFDPFFTGSNGRGAGESTGMGLYIAKKVCESLHHTLILESDVNRGTKASIVFHDAGLRRDEE, translated from the coding sequence ATGAGGTTATTTTTGAAAGAGCATCGGGGCTACATTCAGCTTTATTATTTGTCCATCCTGCTGACCGCGCTTTACGGGCTGCTTGCCGGAAGCATGCCTTTGTCCGATGCCGGATATATCGCGGTATTCAATTCGTTTCTATTGATCGTCTTCTTGATCTGGAAATATGTGCAGGCCAAACCGGTTTACGCCTTGTTCCGTAACGGTTTTCGCACGATCGATGAAGCCGCTCTCGATCGGGGGAACTCCTTTCTCGGCCGCTGTCTCTCCCAGCTGTTCAAGCAGCTGCACCGATTGTACGAGATGAAGCTGCAGCAGACCGAGCACCATCACCGGGAGCATCTCACCTTCATGAACCGATGGGTGCATCAGATGAAAACGCCGCTTTCGGTCATCCGGCTGCAGCTCGAAGCCCATGCCGGCGAGCTTGATCCCGACAGTATCGGCCAAGAGGTGTACAAATTGGAAAAAGGGCTGAGTATGGCGCTTTCCTACGCGCGGCTGGATGCGTTCGAAAAGGATTTTGTCATCGAAAAATCGCGTTTGCGGCCCATTATGGCCGGCAGTATCAGCCGGGAAAAGAAGCTGTTCATCGCGAGCGGCATTCTGCCCAAGGCCGACGCGGACGAAGATCTTGAGGTGTATACCGACGTCAAATGGCTGGGGTTCGTTTTGGAGCAGCTCATTACGAACGGCATTAAATATTCCAAGGGCAGAGGTAAGTCCTTGACCCTATCCGCCTTCAGGAAAGGGGACGACATTGTGCTCGAGGTGAAGGACGAGGGAATCGGCATTCCTCCCCAGGATATTCGCAGGGTTTTCGATCCTTTTTTCACAGGCAGCAACGGGAGAGGCGCAGGCGAGTCGACGGGAATGGGCTTGTATATTGCCAAAAAGGTTTGCGAAAGCTTACATCATACCTTGATTCTGGAATCGGACGTCAACCGGGGAACGAAGGCGAGCATCGTCTTTCATGACGCCGGCCTTCGTCGCGATGAGGAATAA
- a CDS encoding ABC transporter ATP-binding protein, whose protein sequence is MEMLRVHQLIKAYGNQVVYHALNQVSFSIEAGEFVGVMGPSGSGKTTLLNMISTIDRPTAGEIRIKGRDPLLLKGEQLALFRRRELGFVFQHFNLLDTLTIGENIVMPLTLDRVPLKEQEQKLLRVSRLLGIEHLLGKRTYEVSGGEAQRTAVARALIHEPALLLADEPTGNLDSKASRDVMELFQKVNKDRKVTTMMVTHDPLAASYCSRILFIKDGAIFSEIYKGGGRQPFYQQIIDVLALLGGVVHEF, encoded by the coding sequence ATGGAAATGCTGCGTGTCCATCAATTAATCAAAGCCTATGGGAATCAAGTCGTTTATCACGCTTTAAACCAGGTCAGTTTTTCGATTGAAGCCGGAGAATTCGTCGGCGTAATGGGACCGTCGGGCAGCGGCAAGACGACGCTGCTGAACATGATTTCTACAATCGACCGGCCGACCGCCGGGGAGATCCGGATAAAAGGCCGCGATCCGCTCCTTCTCAAAGGAGAACAATTGGCGCTTTTCCGGCGAAGGGAGCTTGGGTTTGTTTTCCAACATTTTAACTTGCTCGATACACTGACCATCGGCGAAAACATCGTGATGCCGTTAACGCTGGACCGGGTCCCGCTCAAGGAACAGGAGCAGAAGCTGCTGCGGGTTTCCCGGCTGCTCGGCATCGAGCACTTGCTGGGCAAACGAACGTACGAAGTATCCGGTGGCGAAGCCCAGCGAACCGCCGTGGCCCGGGCGCTGATTCACGAGCCCGCGCTCCTGCTTGCGGACGAGCCCACCGGAAACCTGGACTCCAAGGCTTCGCGAGACGTCATGGAGCTGTTTCAGAAAGTGAACAAAGACCGAAAGGTCACGACCATGATGGTGACCCACGATCCGCTTGCCGCGAGCTACTGCAGCCGGATTCTGTTCATTAAGGACGGCGCCATCTTCAGCGAAATTTACAAGGGGGGCGGCCGGCAGCCGTTTTACCAACAAATCATCGACGTGCTTGCGCTCCTGGGGGGTGTCGTCCATGAATTTTAG
- a CDS encoding FtsX-like permease family protein, whose translation MNFRTFAARNVLRNGRAYLAYFLSTAVSAALFFSLSLFIFHPDKGKFKSYIETSLLGAETVTYFFLFFFVFYSISVFLKSRYKEFGILYLLGTSKAQMMRMIFLENMIISAAAAGSGIVTGLVFSKLFLLVVEKLLRISSLPFYFPGKAIGITLASFMLLGACISVFASSIIREKNVLKLIKGTVTPRRAPAASKIGAVLGAALLAGGYGLSFAADKSSLDKMILPIIGMVILATYLLFAQFSVFFVAALKKNRPFYRRGVNLIWVSNLLYRIKDNTRMFFIIAITSAAAFIAIGTCYAFWSNTASDIERKYPYAFTYRNFGDASSAAGEIRFIEDRLKARRLAYEKIAVQTKNAGSADGASYTLMKASVYSRLAVYLRLKPASIEGNQAWRVTVSGDGGASRIPVGGANLAVTNEIRGTLLPDQYAAIYVVADSLFDRVNDSEPANPLYIFAAKDWQNTFSVYDDYSARYGGDSSSLFLSKSHVYETEKRAYGTIMFLSIFIGVLFFVTSGSFMYNKFFADAETDKRKYRQLHKIGVTYGEIRKAVTRETGILFLLPFLVAAVHAAVALYALQSIFRIQVGAAACLVTGSFLILQVLYYAFIRRNYLEEIRKQLAAD comes from the coding sequence ATGAATTTTAGGACGTTTGCCGCCCGCAATGTGCTGCGAAACGGGAGGGCCTATCTCGCCTATTTCCTGAGCACGGCCGTCTCCGCCGCCTTATTTTTCTCGCTGAGCCTGTTCATTTTCCATCCGGACAAAGGAAAGTTCAAATCGTATATCGAAACGTCGCTGCTCGGCGCGGAAACCGTCACGTATTTCTTTTTGTTTTTTTTCGTCTTCTATTCGATCAGCGTATTTTTGAAAAGCCGGTACAAGGAATTCGGCATTTTATATTTGCTCGGCACGTCGAAGGCTCAAATGATGCGGATGATTTTTCTGGAAAATATGATCATCAGCGCCGCGGCGGCCGGCAGCGGCATTGTGACGGGGCTTGTTTTCTCGAAGCTGTTTTTGCTCGTGGTGGAGAAGCTGCTGCGAATTTCTTCTCTGCCGTTTTATTTTCCGGGCAAAGCGATCGGGATCACCTTGGCCTCTTTTATGCTGCTGGGCGCGTGCATTTCCGTATTCGCCTCGTCCATTATCCGGGAAAAGAACGTCCTGAAGCTGATAAAAGGCACCGTGACCCCAAGGCGTGCGCCCGCCGCTTCCAAAATCGGAGCGGTGCTCGGAGCAGCGCTGCTGGCGGGCGGTTACGGCTTATCCTTTGCAGCAGATAAATCAAGCCTGGATAAAATGATTCTTCCGATCATAGGAATGGTCATCCTCGCCACATACTTGTTGTTTGCGCAATTCAGCGTATTCTTCGTCGCCGCCTTAAAAAAGAACCGGCCCTTTTACCGGCGCGGCGTGAACCTCATCTGGGTATCCAATCTGCTCTACCGGATCAAAGACAATACCCGGATGTTTTTTATTATCGCCATCACGTCCGCGGCCGCATTTATTGCGATCGGAACCTGTTACGCGTTCTGGTCCAACACCGCTTCGGACATCGAGCGCAAATATCCGTACGCCTTTACGTACCGGAATTTCGGAGACGCCTCGTCCGCCGCCGGCGAGATCCGCTTTATCGAAGACCGGCTCAAGGCGCGCCGGTTAGCCTACGAGAAAATCGCCGTGCAGACGAAAAACGCGGGCAGCGCGGACGGCGCTTCGTACACGCTGATGAAAGCAAGCGTCTACAGCCGGCTGGCGGTTTATTTGAGGCTGAAACCCGCATCGATTGAAGGGAACCAAGCGTGGCGAGTCACCGTTTCCGGCGACGGAGGGGCGAGCCGCATCCCGGTCGGCGGAGCGAATCTCGCGGTAACGAATGAAATTCGGGGGACGCTGCTGCCGGATCAATACGCCGCCATCTATGTCGTCGCCGATTCGCTATTTGACCGCGTGAACGACAGCGAACCCGCAAATCCCCTGTATATTTTCGCCGCTAAGGACTGGCAAAACACCTTTTCCGTTTATGACGATTACTCGGCCCGGTACGGCGGTGACTCAAGCAGTCTGTTCCTGTCGAAATCCCATGTGTACGAGACGGAAAAACGGGCCTATGGAACGATCATGTTCTTGTCCATTTTCATCGGCGTCCTTTTCTTTGTGACCTCGGGAAGCTTCATGTACAACAAATTTTTTGCGGATGCGGAAACGGACAAGCGAAAATACCGGCAGCTGCATAAAATCGGCGTCACCTACGGCGAAATCCGGAAGGCCGTCACAAGGGAAACGGGCATTTTGTTCCTGCTTCCGTTTCTTGTCGCCGCCGTTCACGCGGCTGTGGCTTTATATGCGCTGCAGTCGATCTTTCGCATTCAGGTCGGTGCCGCCGCGTGCCTCGTTACGGGAAGCTTTCTGATCCTTCAAGTCCTGTATTACGCGTTTATCAGGCGAAATTACTTGGAGGAAATCCGAAAACAGCTTGCCGCCGACTAA